One window of Nocardia sp. NBC_00508 genomic DNA carries:
- a CDS encoding TerD family protein, whose product MGVSLSKGGNVSLTKAAPNLTAVSVGLGWDVRTTTGTDFDLDASAIATGADKKVLSDQHFVFFNNLKSPEGSIEHVGDNRTGEGEGDDEVINVDLANTPPTIESIFFPVSIYDADSRSQSFGQVRNAYIRVVDRSNNEELARYDLTEDASTETAMVFGELYRNGAEWKFRAVGQGYASGLAGIARDYGVNV is encoded by the coding sequence ATGGGTGTCAGTTTGTCCAAGGGCGGCAATGTCTCGCTGACCAAGGCGGCGCCTAACCTGACTGCTGTTTCGGTCGGCCTCGGGTGGGATGTGCGGACCACCACGGGCACCGACTTCGATCTCGACGCGAGCGCCATCGCGACCGGTGCGGACAAGAAGGTCCTGTCCGACCAGCACTTCGTCTTCTTCAACAACCTGAAGTCCCCGGAAGGCTCGATCGAGCACGTGGGCGACAACCGGACCGGTGAGGGCGAGGGCGATGACGAGGTCATCAACGTCGACTTGGCCAACACCCCGCCCACCATCGAGAGCATCTTCTTCCCGGTCTCGATCTACGACGCCGACTCCCGCTCGCAGTCGTTCGGCCAGGTCCGCAACGCCTACATTCGCGTCGTGGACCGCAGCAACAACGAGGAGCTCGCCCGCTACGACCTCACCGAGGACGCGTCGACCGAGACCGCTATGGTCTTCGGCGAGCTGTACCGCAACGGTGCGGAGTGGAAGTTCCGCGCGGTCGGCCAGGGTTACGCCTCCGGCCTGGCCGGCATCGCCCGTGACTACGGCGTGAACGTCTAA